In a single window of the Callithrix jacchus isolate 240 chromosome 1, calJac240_pri, whole genome shotgun sequence genome:
- the GADD45G gene encoding growth arrest and DNA damage-inducible protein GADD45 gamma, with amino-acid sequence MTLEEVRGQDTVPESTARMQGAGKALHELLLSAQRQGCLTAGVYESAKVLNVDPDNVTFCVLAADEEDEGDIALQIHFTLIQAFCCENDIDIVRVGDVQRLAAIVGAGEEAGAPGDLHCILISNPNEDAWKDPALEKLSLFCEESRSVNDWVPSITLPE; translated from the exons ATGACTCTGGAAGAAGTCCGTGGCCAGGACACAGTTCCGGAAAGCACAGCCAG GATGCAGGGTGCCGGGAAAGCGCTGCACGAGTTGCTGCTGTCGGCCCAGCGCCAGGGCTGCCTCACTGCCGGCGTCTACGAGTCAGCCAAAGTCCTGAACGT GGACCCCGACAATGTGACCTTCTGTGTGCTGGCTGCGGATGAGGAGGACGAGGGCGACATCGCGCTGCAGATCCATTTTACGCTGATCCAGGCGTTCTGCTGCGAGAACGACATCGACATCGTGCGCGTGGGCGATGTGCAGCGGCTGGCGGCTATCGTGGGCGCCGGCGAGGAGGCGGGCGCGCCGGGCGACCTGCACTGCATCCTCATTTCG AACCCCAATGAGGACGCCTGGAAGGACCCCGCTTTGGAGAAGCTCAGCCTGTTTTGCGAGGAGAGCCGCAGCGTTAACGACTGGGTGCCCAGCATCACCCTCCCCGAGTGA